A window of Leclercia adecarboxylata contains these coding sequences:
- a CDS encoding glycosyltransferase: protein MDETMSYSNLLNKVSSIGLVDPTWYSKEYPDVVKTGIEPIEHYIKYGFYLKRKPSNTFQIENYNVISNLVDLCKLIDSNNNKSISTKSNETKQLKSTTSCRGYFDALSTTELRGWAIDEMQPGKPVQIDVYINDIFLMKIKTDKKRGDLIRKGLPGECAGFTLTFQDGIIKNGSIIDLKFSGTSVSLNKSNRTYKSEYQKNVFSSRYIDALNSQKIRKITVVIPIYNAYEAVEDCLNSLVKTLNNDVQVLMIDDCSPDERISGLLQEFNKKYGFMHVTNKVNLGYTKTVNKAISLSNENDIVLLNSDTVTTHRWLDSLKYVAYSRNQVATVTALSDNSGAFSVPDIGQYNEIKSGLTYEEHARLITQNTSGNNISVPTGNGFCFYIRRDFLNKFGVFDEVKYPIGYGEENDLCMRAFRAGWNNLICDKAFVYHKRSQSFKDDKIKLMEDGARQLRSDYPEYKKLTTRFHDVEFHLLRSNIRSVLQKDSIVLPRALFVISTTTGGTPQTNLDLMRAISHKYSCYLLRCDKSVIYLSKLVDGELHSIEEVQLGVSINALEHRSEEYDIIVADILFKHKIELLHIRHIAWHSLNLPYIAKSMNIPVIYSMHDFYSICPTVTLSNESGEYCAGTCNNKGKDCKIALWEDGEITNLKNNYIYRWREQFKNFLSYCDAVITTDDSAKEQICKIFPHIEEKFHVIPHGRDFIQMYRAEMLDSSPEKIRVIVPGNISVAKGALLIKQIISQDKQNKLEFHFLGKVASELNGVGIHHGTYTRDDIVEKIKEIKPHLGVVLSLWPETFCHTLTEMWAAGTPVLGIELGAVGNRIKNSGAGWLVKSDISAQECKSFIINVLKNHQDYNDKVEKLNLWQESTGATNTTNWMSEQYTSLYKQFLHCQYGSKFMSVVSYE, encoded by the coding sequence ATGGACGAGACAATGAGTTATTCAAATTTATTAAATAAAGTATCCTCAATTGGTTTAGTTGATCCAACTTGGTATTCTAAAGAATATCCAGATGTAGTTAAAACAGGTATTGAGCCAATTGAACACTATATTAAGTATGGTTTTTATCTTAAAAGAAAACCATCAAATACTTTTCAGATCGAAAACTATAATGTCATCTCAAATTTAGTTGATCTATGTAAGTTAATTGATAGCAATAATAATAAAAGCATTTCAACTAAAAGCAACGAGACTAAACAGCTAAAAAGCACTACAAGTTGTCGCGGTTATTTTGATGCGCTTTCAACAACTGAACTACGTGGCTGGGCTATAGATGAGATGCAGCCAGGAAAACCTGTTCAGATAGATGTGTATATTAATGATATTTTCTTAATGAAGATCAAGACTGATAAGAAGCGAGGTGATCTTATAAGGAAAGGTCTTCCTGGTGAATGTGCTGGATTCACACTCACATTCCAAGATGGTATTATCAAAAATGGTTCTATTATTGATTTAAAATTCTCCGGTACTTCCGTATCGCTTAATAAAAGCAATAGAACCTATAAAAGTGAATATCAAAAAAACGTCTTTAGCTCTCGTTATATAGATGCACTTAACTCTCAGAAAATTAGGAAAATAACTGTAGTAATACCTATATATAATGCATACGAAGCCGTAGAAGATTGTTTGAATTCCTTAGTTAAAACATTGAATAATGATGTGCAAGTATTGATGATTGATGATTGCAGCCCAGATGAAAGAATTTCTGGCCTCCTTCAAGAATTCAATAAAAAATACGGTTTCATGCATGTAACTAACAAAGTAAACCTTGGTTATACTAAAACAGTAAACAAAGCAATTTCATTGAGCAATGAAAATGATATTGTTTTATTGAATAGCGATACTGTAACTACTCATCGCTGGTTAGATTCTTTAAAATATGTTGCCTATTCAAGAAATCAGGTAGCAACTGTTACTGCTCTTTCAGATAACTCAGGTGCATTTTCTGTTCCTGATATAGGGCAATATAATGAAATCAAATCTGGATTAACATATGAAGAACATGCACGTTTAATTACACAAAACACATCAGGAAATAATATTTCAGTTCCAACTGGAAATGGATTTTGCTTCTATATCAGAAGGGACTTCCTTAATAAATTTGGAGTCTTCGATGAGGTTAAATATCCAATCGGCTATGGGGAAGAAAATGATTTATGTATGAGAGCATTTCGCGCCGGTTGGAATAATTTAATCTGTGATAAAGCTTTTGTTTATCATAAAAGAAGCCAAAGTTTTAAAGATGACAAAATTAAACTTATGGAAGACGGAGCCAGACAACTGCGCTCAGATTATCCAGAATATAAAAAGTTAACGACACGATTCCATGATGTTGAATTCCATCTTTTGCGCTCAAATATCAGGTCGGTATTACAAAAAGATAGCATAGTATTACCAAGAGCTTTATTTGTAATTTCAACAACTACAGGTGGCACACCTCAAACAAATTTAGATTTAATGCGTGCCATATCGCATAAATATAGTTGCTATTTATTGAGATGCGACAAGTCAGTGATTTATCTTTCAAAATTAGTTGATGGAGAATTACACAGTATCGAAGAAGTCCAATTAGGCGTTTCAATTAATGCCTTAGAACACCGGTCTGAAGAATATGATATCATTGTTGCTGATATATTATTCAAACATAAAATAGAGCTGCTACATATTAGACATATTGCCTGGCATAGTTTGAACCTTCCTTATATTGCCAAATCAATGAACATCCCTGTAATTTATTCAATGCATGATTTTTACTCCATTTGCCCGACGGTCACGCTTAGTAATGAATCTGGTGAATATTGCGCAGGCACATGCAACAACAAAGGAAAAGATTGTAAAATTGCATTATGGGAAGATGGTGAAATAACAAACTTAAAAAATAATTATATTTATAGATGGCGTGAGCAGTTTAAAAACTTCTTGTCGTATTGTGATGCTGTAATTACCACTGATGATTCGGCAAAAGAACAAATATGTAAGATATTTCCGCACATTGAGGAGAAATTTCATGTTATTCCTCATGGTAGAGATTTCATCCAGATGTATCGTGCGGAAATGCTTGATTCCAGCCCAGAAAAAATAAGAGTGATAGTTCCTGGCAATATTTCTGTTGCAAAAGGTGCTTTACTTATTAAGCAAATAATTTCACAGGATAAGCAAAACAAACTTGAGTTCCATTTTTTAGGTAAGGTTGCATCAGAACTCAATGGCGTCGGCATACATCATGGAACATATACACGTGATGATATTGTTGAAAAGATAAAAGAAATAAAACCCCATTTAGGTGTGGTGCTTTCTTTATGGCCTGAAACCTTCTGTCATACTCTTACAGAAATGTGGGCTGCGGGTACTCCAGTATTAGGCATTGAATTAGGAGCTGTCGGTAACCGAATCAAAAATTCTGGTGCAGGTTGGCTAGTCAAAAGCGATATCAGTGCTCAAGAGTGTAAATCTTTCATAATAAACGTACTTAAGAATCATCAAGATTATAATGACAAAGTTGAGAAATTAAATCTTTGGCAAGAAAGCACTGGCGCAACCAATA
- a CDS encoding sugar transporter, producing MIQPTRSNKSSGLMRKLNKLKTKPKHFIVDSSGFKLAHRSWKKSLKLGSFLWVVVCFAIAALYFCVIVSDRYVSRAELVVKQADQIKMLPDALSMLGIGGSNHEDILIIQDYLKSPDLLNKLDKELGLKAHYQSHDIDYFSRLPDNVTREEFIKYYRQHLSLHLDELSGVLTIELQAFDPAYGQRVVALMLQESDRFINKLGHQVALEQLAFVEKEVDRAYQRVQTEKAKVLDFQNNHHLISPESTSSARLGVVSQIEAQLAQQQAQLKQLQSYMKETAPAVVSVQARVDALTQQLAQEQSRLTGADKDAMNEVTARYMDVQTQATLAADLYKSGLISLEQARVEAYRKLKHLLVISQPTLAEDAEYPRRLYNLLTTGVLLCLLYGLIVMGIATLREHQD from the coding sequence ATGATTCAACCAACCCGCTCTAACAAATCCTCCGGTTTGATGCGTAAGCTAAACAAATTAAAAACTAAACCGAAACATTTCATTGTCGACTCCAGCGGTTTTAAGCTTGCCCACCGTTCATGGAAAAAGAGCCTTAAGCTCGGCAGTTTTTTATGGGTAGTAGTTTGTTTTGCTATTGCAGCGCTTTATTTTTGCGTCATTGTGTCCGACCGCTATGTTAGCCGGGCCGAGCTGGTAGTTAAGCAGGCGGATCAAATAAAGATGCTGCCTGATGCCCTTTCAATGCTGGGAATTGGAGGCAGTAACCATGAAGATATACTGATCATCCAGGATTATCTTAAATCCCCCGACCTGCTCAACAAGCTCGATAAGGAGCTGGGCCTGAAAGCTCATTATCAGAGCCACGACATCGATTACTTCTCTCGTCTGCCGGATAATGTGACCCGGGAAGAGTTTATCAAATATTATCGTCAACACCTGTCATTACATCTGGACGAGCTATCCGGCGTGCTGACAATCGAGCTACAGGCCTTTGATCCTGCCTATGGTCAGCGGGTCGTTGCATTGATGCTTCAGGAATCAGACCGCTTTATCAATAAATTAGGTCATCAGGTAGCACTGGAACAGCTGGCCTTCGTCGAAAAAGAAGTCGATCGCGCATATCAGCGTGTACAGACGGAAAAAGCCAAAGTACTGGACTTTCAAAATAACCATCATTTGATCAGCCCGGAATCGACAAGCAGTGCCCGCCTCGGTGTGGTAAGTCAGATTGAAGCTCAACTGGCACAGCAACAGGCCCAGTTAAAACAGCTGCAAAGCTATATGAAAGAAACCGCTCCTGCGGTTGTTTCTGTACAGGCAAGAGTTGATGCCTTAACGCAGCAACTGGCTCAGGAGCAATCCCGTCTTACGGGTGCCGACAAAGATGCGATGAACGAAGTGACGGCTCGTTATATGGATGTGCAAACCCAGGCGACCCTGGCTGCTGATCTGTATAAATCCGGACTTATTAGTCTGGAGCAGGCTCGCGTAGAAGCGTATCGCAAGCTTAAGCACCTACTGGTCATCAGCCAACCAACGCTGGCTGAAGACGCCGAGTATCCACGTCGTCTTTATAACCTACTGACCACAGGGGTTCTGTTGTGCCTCCTGTATGGCCTGATTGTGATGGGTATAGCTACCCTGCGTGAGCATCAGGATTAA